The Branchiostoma floridae strain S238N-H82 chromosome 17, Bfl_VNyyK, whole genome shotgun sequence genome has a window encoding:
- the LOC118404245 gene encoding uncharacterized protein LOC118404245 — protein sequence MALTSEWKGPPESWTSLNFQVGDLIEILENDDHTSWALYLGHAEVVYTGPSPDQHSTNQDTASSANQNTTHAPGGDSEVQSTATSAAGTNEKDSNIQYQVKKGLLKAVIGQHTVRINNMYDSTRLVFPLQTLVELAELHIGETVGDRKDAIVNLRYEKPLRGVHPDR from the exons ATGGCTCTTACATCAGAGTGGAAGGGCCCACCAGAGTCTTGGACGTCTCTGAACTTTCAG gttggaGATTTGATTGAAATCCTGGAGAACGATGACCACACCAGCTGGGCTCTCTACCTTGGGCACGCAGAGGTCGTCTATACCGGGCCATCACCTGATCAACACTCAACCAATCAGGACACAGCatcttcagccaatcagaacacAACACATGCACCTGGAGGTGACAGTGAAGTGCAGAGCACTGCAACTTCTGCAGCAGGAACCAATGAGAAGGACAGTAACATCCAATACCAAGTGAAGAAAGGTTTACTGaaggctgtgattggtcagcaCACAGTCAGGATAAACAACATGTATGACAGCACCAGACTGGTCTTCCCACTGCAAACCTTAGTGGAGCTGGCCGAGCTCCATATTGGTGAGACTGTAGGGGATAGGAAGGATGCCATTGTGAACCTTAGGTATGAGAAACCGTTGAGAGGTGTACACCCCGACAGATAA
- the LOC118404248 gene encoding phospholipase A and acyltransferase 1-like, with translation MALTSEWKGPPESWTSLNFQVGDLIEIQENDHTSWALYLGHAQVVYAGPSPDQHSTNQDTASSANQNTTHAPGGDSEATNQSTAAGTNEKDSNIQYQVKKGLLKAVIGQHTVRINNMYDSTRKAFPVQTIVERAELHIGETVRDKKDAIVNLRYERQMRVWHL, from the exons ATGGCTCTCACATCAGAGTGGAAGGGCCCACCAGAGTCCTGGACTTCTTTGAACTTTCAG gttggaGATTTGATTGAAATCCAAGAGAACGACCACACCAGCTGGGCTCTCTACCTTGGACATGCACAGGTCGTCTACGCCGGGCCTTCACCTGATCAACACTCAACCAATCAGGATACAGCatcttcagccaatcagaacacAACACATGCACCTGGAGGTGACAGTGAAGCGACCAATCAGAGCACTGCAGCAGGAACCAATGAGAAGGACAGTAACATCCAATACCAAGTGAAGAAAGGTTTACTGAAGGCTGTGATTGGCCAGCACACAGTGAGGATAAACAACATGTATGACAGCACCAGAAAGGCATTCCCAGTGCAAACTATAGTAGAGAGAGCTGAGCTCCATATTGGCGAGACTGTTAGGGATAAGAAGGATGCCATTGTGAACCTTAGGTACGAGAGACAAATGAGAGTTTGGCATCTGTAG
- the LOC118405018 gene encoding uncharacterized protein LOC118405018, which yields MGRTPKRVKKCSGCGEPLSCHKAGQYGKHCQGVDKDPPADKQPIELEDPNPKSAMDVLEQRKAELEKAIAEAELRNEVAALEKRLGALKSSGPTPPSGEAKQTGPKVSTSAEDAATLGAALHLGPGDLTLDHLRMNKELVTRVNENYPDLEFVTPDSKKAPAKGPASQLCLLDRQVAASKRSAFATGTYNNLRTQWRSFLLFCEYFGLPALPTDVPTLARYAQFLSRSCKSPDTIKIYVHGVRQLHLFHGLTAPPANAFDLKLVLTSLSRHSAHVSQQKLPITPSILLRLRSLLDLRRPLHAFRRIIALLH from the exons ATGGGGAGGACCCCGAAAAGAGTGAAGAAGTGCTCTGGTTGTGGCGAGCCGCTGTCTTGTCACAAGGCGGGCCAATACGGCAAGCACTGCCAGGGGGTTGACAAGGATCCGCCGGCAGACAAGCAGCCCATCGAGCTCGAGGACCCCAACCCTAAGTCTGCGATGGACGTCCTGGAACAGCGCAAGGCTGAGTTGGAGAAGGCCATCGCGGAAGCGGAGCTTAGAAACGAGGTGGCAGCTCTTGAGAAGAGACTAGGGGCTCTGAAATCAAGCGGTCCAACCCCCCCGTCAGGCGAGGCGAAGCAGACCGGCCCCAAAGTATCCACGTCGGCGGAGGATGCGGCTACGCTCGGCGCGGCTCTCCACCTGGGCCCCGGCGACCTGACACTAGACCACCTACGAATGAACAAGGAGCTCGTCACAAGGGTGAACGAGAACTACCCAGACCTCGAGTTCGTCACCCCGGACAGCAAAAAGGCTCCCGCTAAAG gtcctgcGTCTCAACTGTGTCTCCTGGACCGACAAGTGGCCGCCTCCAAAAGGTCAGCTTTCGCCACCGGGACATACAACAATCTTCGGACGCAGTGGCGCTCCTTCCTCCTGTTCTGCGAGTATTTCGGCCTCCCGGCTCTTCCCACGGACGTACCCACCCTAGCCAGGTATGCGCAGTTCCTTTCCAGGTCATGCAAAAGCCCGGACACCATCAAAATCTACGTCCACGGCGTCCGGCAGCTGCACTTGTTTCACGGCCTGACCGCGCCTCCGGCGAACGCCTTCGATCTTAAACTCGTTCTCACCTCCCTCTCCAGGCACTCCGCGCACGTCAGCCAGCAAAAGTTGCCTATCACGCCTTCGATTCTACTACGCCTCAGGTCTCTGTTGGATCTACGGCGCCCACTCCACGCATTTAGAAGAATCatagcacttttacattaa